Proteins encoded in a region of the Streptomyces sp. NBC_00310 genome:
- a CDS encoding RNA polymerase sigma factor, whose product MAAGTEADHNRWQRMWSHREQLLKVARRRSMSPEDAEDAVHEAMLRAAERPDLDDERLGAWLTTVTMRLCVDRYRQVNREAEVRTSPTLIAPGPVPVEEAVCDRAEAKWLAVRSGELPARQAEALRLKSEDLDVGQVATEMGLSYRTVESLLARARRTLRASLAGTLGVVLFLLGRGRPRGGGRAQAVAVASTAATLAVAGFVLPYALDGGGGGGGAAPRPSVSGPSESLTTDGGGPVRAPEPREESPASRAPGDGPAGSASDDGSMLPLSVPPLPEVSVSPLPLLPAPGVPGVPGVPGVPSVPELPDTSDTPDILHIPGVPDAPGVPAESAVASVSPVSPLSSVPDTSVVVPSASSSASPSTATVLP is encoded by the coding sequence ATGGCTGCTGGGACAGAGGCGGACCACAACCGTTGGCAGCGCATGTGGAGCCACCGCGAGCAGTTGCTCAAGGTGGCCCGGCGCAGGTCGATGAGCCCGGAGGACGCCGAGGACGCCGTGCACGAGGCGATGCTGCGCGCCGCCGAGCGCCCGGACCTCGACGACGAGCGCCTCGGCGCCTGGCTGACGACCGTGACCATGCGGCTGTGCGTCGACCGGTACCGGCAGGTCAACCGTGAGGCCGAGGTGCGCACCAGTCCCACGCTGATCGCCCCGGGCCCGGTGCCCGTCGAGGAGGCGGTGTGCGACCGTGCCGAGGCGAAGTGGCTGGCCGTGCGCAGCGGGGAGCTGCCCGCCCGCCAGGCGGAGGCGCTGCGGCTCAAGTCCGAGGACCTGGACGTCGGCCAGGTCGCCACGGAGATGGGGCTGAGCTACCGGACCGTCGAGTCGCTGCTCGCCCGGGCCCGGCGGACGCTGCGCGCCTCGCTGGCCGGGACGCTCGGCGTGGTGCTGTTCCTGCTCGGGCGCGGACGGCCGCGGGGAGGCGGGAGGGCACAGGCCGTGGCCGTCGCCTCGACGGCGGCGACCCTGGCGGTGGCGGGGTTCGTGCTGCCGTACGCACTCGACGGGGGCGGGGGAGGAGGCGGTGCGGCTCCGCGGCCCTCCGTGTCCGGGCCCTCGGAGTCGCTCACGACCGACGGGGGCGGCCCGGTGCGCGCGCCGGAGCCGCGCGAGGAGTCGCCCGCGTCGAGGGCTCCCGGCGACGGTCCGGCGGGATCCGCGTCCGACGACGGATCGATGCTGCCGCTGTCCGTGCCGCCCTTGCCGGAGGTCTCGGTCTCCCCGCTTCCGCTGCTGCCGGCGCCCGGCGTTCCCGGCGTTCCCGGCGTCCCCGGGGTTCCGAGCGTGCCGGAGCTGCCGGACACCTCGGACACCCCGGACATACTTCATATCCCCGGGGTGCCGGATGCCCCCGGTGTGCCGGCCGAGTCCGCCGTTGCCTCGGTGTCGCCGGTGTCGCCGTTGTCGTCGGTTCCGGACACCTCCGTCGTCGTACCGTCCGCTTCCTCCTCCGCTTCCCCCTCCACCGCGACCGTGCTTCCGTAG